One Monomorium pharaonis isolate MP-MQ-018 chromosome 4, ASM1337386v2, whole genome shotgun sequence DNA segment encodes these proteins:
- the LOC105835525 gene encoding transmembrane protein 267, with product MWRELWSRVLLTCAIGVCSVLGDFGLKYSKYESTRAAFDNATHATVGGLTWMLIVVLSQKPIARNLNSIFSCFVLASFIDLDHFIAARSWHIHDATHLQKRPFLHCTTIPILLWMLFISLANTFQSPLLERTSWIILAAFLSHHIRDGTRRGLWFCPFGSTSPIPYYLYVSLCMSLPYILQWLMSLHTFAPKSNNDIILIDI from the exons ATGTGGCGCGAGCTTTGGTCGCGCGTCCTTTTGACGTGCGCAATTGGCGTTTGTTCGGTTCTCGGTGATTTCGGGCTCAAGTACAGCAAGTACGAGTCGACGCGCGCGGCGTTTGACAATGCGACGCACGCAACAGTGGGTGGCCTCACGTGGATGCTGATCGTCGTCCTTTCGCAAAAGCCGATCGCGCGCAATCTGAATAGTATATTTTCTTGCTTCGTACTAGCGTCTTTTATCGATCTGGATCACTTTATCGCGGCACGCAGTTGGCATATCCAT GATGCCACGCATTTACAAAAACGGCCCTTCCTACATTGCACCACCATTCCTATTTTACTGTGGATGCTTTTTATCTCCCTCGCCAACACTTTCCAATCTCCTCTATTGGAACGCACTTCCTGGATAATACTAGCTGCTTTTTTAAGTCATCACATACGAGACGGTACCAGGAGAGGCCTGTGGTTCTGTCCCTTCGGATCTACCTCTCCTATTCCTTACTACTTGTACGTGAGTCTCTGTATGTCCCTTCCTTATATATTACAATGGCTTATGAGCCTACACACATTTGCGCCAAAGAGTAATAACGATATTATTCTCATTGATATATGA